A section of the Papio anubis isolate 15944 chromosome 4, Panubis1.0, whole genome shotgun sequence genome encodes:
- the LOC101018773 gene encoding olfactory receptor 2A2-like, giving the protein MGVNQSWIPEFILVGFQLSAEMEMLLFWIFSLLYIFSLLANGMILGLICLDHSLHTPMYFFLSHLAVIDMSYASNNVPKMLANLMNKKRTISFVPCIMQTFLYFAFAATECLILVVMSYDRYVAICHPLQYTVIMSWRVCTILALTSWSCGFALSLVHAILLLRLPFCGPRDVNHLFCEILSVLKLACADTWVNQVVIFTTCVFVLVGPLCLMLVSYMHILGAILKIQTKEGRIKALSTCSSHLCVVGLFFGIAMVVYIVPDSNQREEQEKMLSLFHSLFNPMLNPLIYSLRNAQVKGALHRALQRTQSM; this is encoded by the coding sequence ATGGGAGTCAACCAATCATGGATCCCAGAATTCATCCTGGTGGGATTCCAGCTCAGCGCCGAGATGGAAATGCTCCTCTTTTGGATCTTCTCCCTGTTATACATCTTCAGCCTGCTggcaaatggcatgatcttgggacTCATCTGTCTGGACCACAGTCTGCACAcccccatgtacttcttcctcTCACACCTGGCCGTCATTGACATGTCCTATGCTTCCAACAATGTTCCCAAGATGTTGGCAAATCTGATGAACAAGAAAAGAACCATCTCCTTTGTTCCATGCATAATGCAGACTTTTTTGTATTTCGCTTTTGCTGCTACAGAGTGTCTGATTTTGGTGGTGATGTCCTATGATAGGTATGTGGCCATCTGTCACCCTCTCCAGTACACTGTCATCATGAGCTGGAGAGTGTGCACGATCCTGGCTCTCACGTCCTGGTCATGTGGGTTTGCTCTGTCCTTGGTACATGCAATTCTCCTTCTAAGGTTGCCCTTCTGTGGGCCCCGGGATGTGAACCACCTCTTCTGTGAAATTCTGTCTGTCCTCAAGCTGGCCTGTGCTGACACCTGGGTTAACCAAGTGGTCATATTTACTACCTGTGTGTTTGTCTTAGTCGGGCCTCTTTGTTTGATGCTTGTCTCCTACATGCACATCCTCGGGGCCATCCTGAAGATCCAGACAAAGGAGGGCCGCATAAAGGCCCTCTCCACCTGCTCCTCCCACCTGTGTGTGGTTGGACTCTTCTTTGGCATAGCCATGGTGGTTTACATAGTCCCAGACTCTAATCAACGAGAGGAGCAGGAGAAAATGCTGTCCCTGTTTCACAGTCTCTTTAACCCAATGCTGAACCCCCTGATCTACAGCCTGAGGAACGCTCAGGTGAAGGGCGCCCTCCACAGAGCACTGCAGAGGACGCAGTCTATGTAA
- the LOC101018424 gene encoding olfactory receptor 2A14, with product MEGNQTWITDITLLGFQVGSALEILLCGLFSVFYTLTLLGNGVIFGIICLDCRLHTPMYFFLSHLAIVDMSYASNNVPKMLTNLMNKKRTISFLPCIMQTFLYLAFAHIECLILVVMSYDRYVAICHPLRYNVLMSWRVCTVLAVASWVFSFLLALVHLVLILRLPFCGPHEINHFFCEILSVLKLACTDTWLNQVVIFAACVFILVGPLCLVLVSYSCILVAILRIQSGVGRRKAFSTCFSHLCVVGLFFGSAIVMYMAPNSRHPEEQQKVLSLFYSLFNPMLNPLIYSLRNAEVKGALRRALRKERLT from the coding sequence ATGGAAGGCAACCAGACATGGATCACAGACATCAccctgctgggattccaggttgGTTCAGCACTGGAGATTCTCCTCTGTGGacttttctctgtcttctatACACTCACCCTGCTGGGGAATGGGGTCATCTTTGGGATTATCTGCCTGGACTGTAGGCTTCACAcccccatgtacttcttcctcTCACACCTGGCCATTGTTGACATGTCCTATGCTTCCAACAATGTCCCCAAGATGCTGACAAATCTTATGAACAAGAAAAGAACCATCTCCTTTTTGCCATGCATAATGCAGACATTCTTGTATTTGGCTTTTGCTCACATAGAGTGCCTGATTTTGGTGGTGATGTCCTATGATCGCTATGTGGCCATCTGCCACCCCCTACGTTACAACGTCCTCATGAGCTGGAGAGTGTGCACTGTCCTGGCTGTGGCTTCCTGGGTGTTCAGCTTCCTCCTGGCTCTGGTCCATTTAGTTCTCATCCTGAGGCTGCCCTTCTGCGGGCCTCATGAAATCAACCACTTCTtctgtgaaatcctgtctgtccTCAAGTTGGCCTGTACTGACACCTGGCTCAACCAGGTGGTCATCTTTGCAGCCTGTGTGTTCATCCTGGTGGGGCCGCTCTGCCTGGTGCTGGTCTCCTACTCATGCATCCTGGTGGCCATCCTGAGGATCCAGTCTGGGGTGGGCCGCAGAAAGGCCTTCTCCACCTGCTTCTCCCACCTCTGTGTGGTGGGACTCTTCTTTGGCAGTGCCATTGTCATGTACATGGCCCCAAATTCCCGCCATCCTGAGGAGCAGCAGAAAGTTCTTTCCCTGTTTTACAGCCTTTTCAACCCAATGCTGAACCCCCTGATATATAGCCTGAGGAATGCAGAGGTCAAGGGAGCCCTGAGGAGGGCACTGAGGAAGGAGAGACTGACGTGA